In Pseudomonadota bacterium, one genomic interval encodes:
- a CDS encoding DUF167 family protein yields the protein MPASPLKAVQNGARLVVRLQPKAARAGIDGIGLDAGGRAFLRVRVTEPPEGGKANRALVKLLAKAIKLPPSDLAIVGGQKDRNKVVAIDGDPTTIKHLTTWLGTFHE from the coding sequence TTGCCGGCCTCACCTCTTAAGGCGGTCCAGAACGGCGCCCGGCTGGTTGTCAGACTGCAGCCCAAGGCGGCGCGCGCCGGCATTGACGGCATTGGCCTTGACGCCGGGGGTCGTGCCTTTTTAAGAGTGCGCGTTACCGAACCGCCGGAAGGCGGCAAGGCCAACCGCGCCCTGGTCAAACTCCTGGCCAAGGCCATCAAACTGCCGCCCTCCGATCTCGCCATCGTGGGCGGCCAGAAGGACCGCAACAAGGTCGTCGCCATCGACGGCGATCCGACCACCATCAAACACCTGACAACCTGGCTGGGGACATTCCATGAGTGA
- a CDS encoding YggT family protein encodes MGAVHWLIDEILFIYMLILIAHVIMSWLVAFKMVNTQNQIIYQIGTALYRMTEPVLGPIRRFLPNMGGIDLSPLVVLILIIFIRKLLNELFVSIT; translated from the coding sequence ATGGGCGCTGTACATTGGCTAATCGACGAAATCCTGTTCATCTACATGTTGATATTGATCGCTCATGTCATCATGAGCTGGCTGGTGGCGTTCAAAATGGTGAACACCCAGAATCAAATCATTTATCAGATCGGGACCGCGCTTTATCGCATGACGGAGCCGGTCCTGGGGCCCATCCGCCGTTTCCTCCCCAACATGGGCGGCATCGACCTATCACCCCTTGTCGTTCTGATTTTGATCATCTTCATCAGAAAGCTGCTTAACGAGCTCTTCGTCTCGATCACTTGA
- a CDS encoding aldehyde-activating protein yields MTQMRRSFEGSCHCGRISVRFETNKAPASLEVRTCQCAFCRRHGARAISDPEGFMAVTAEAGREAKAYRFGLGVTDFLVCPDCGCYVAAVMNEGDKAYGIVNIRMLADEAAFPTAETPRVYDAEDAEARLARRRAAWTPMAAAP; encoded by the coding sequence ATGACACAGATGCGGCGCAGCTTCGAAGGGTCCTGCCATTGTGGCCGGATCAGCGTCCGGTTCGAGACCAACAAAGCACCGGCCTCCCTTGAAGTGCGGACCTGCCAATGCGCGTTCTGCCGCCGCCACGGCGCCCGTGCGATATCCGACCCTGAGGGTTTTATGGCCGTCACGGCCGAGGCCGGGCGCGAAGCCAAGGCCTATCGTTTTGGCCTCGGCGTTACCGACTTCCTGGTCTGTCCGGACTGCGGCTGTTACGTCGCGGCGGTCATGAACGAAGGCGACAAGGCCTACGGCATCGTCAACATCCGCATGCTGGCTGATGAGGCCGCCTTTCCGACCGCCGAGACCCCGCGCGTCTACGATGCGGAGGATGCGGAGGCCCGACTGGCACGCCGCCGCGCCGCGTGGACGCCGATGGCCGCTGCGCCATAG